The following coding sequences are from one Candidatus Nitronereus thalassa window:
- a CDS encoding NAD(P)/FAD-dependent oxidoreductase — MRRPKVVIVGGGFGGLAVARGLKNADVEIVLIDKTNHHLFQPLLYQVAIASLSRGDIATPFREIFRTQSNIRFILDRVEAVDCQQQVVQLINETLSFDFLVLAPGSRPSFFGHEEWRHHVWSLKNLHDALGIRDHILHSFERAERLLPHCEAQRYLTFVIVGGGPTGVEFAGALAEIARNTIRPDFPLLRDHTIKIILVQKESRLLKGFPAQLSEHAKKDLEHLDVTVKLNCVVTDISEHGVQCNDEFIPTANVIWAAGNEASPLLRTLNMDLDPEGRISVGQDLSIPKYPSIFVIGDAACCLDENGDPLPGLAAVAMQQGRYVAHLIRHNPSPRSRVPFHYKDRGQMATIGKARAVANIKGWNVSGLPAWLLWSVVHVSFLIGFDKIRVIMEWIWFYLTYKSSERLIDIDFQPKKKDKT; from the coding sequence ATGCGTAGGCCCAAAGTTGTGATTGTTGGAGGAGGGTTTGGAGGCCTGGCCGTTGCACGCGGATTAAAAAACGCGGATGTCGAGATTGTTCTCATCGATAAAACGAATCATCATTTGTTTCAGCCATTACTGTATCAGGTTGCCATCGCCTCGCTTTCACGTGGGGATATTGCCACGCCTTTCCGCGAAATTTTTCGTACTCAATCCAATATTCGATTCATATTAGATCGGGTTGAGGCGGTTGATTGTCAGCAACAGGTTGTCCAGCTTATCAATGAGACACTCTCATTTGATTTTCTGGTTCTGGCACCGGGATCTCGACCGTCGTTTTTCGGTCATGAAGAATGGCGTCATCATGTCTGGAGCCTGAAAAATTTACACGATGCTCTTGGGATTCGCGACCACATCCTGCATTCGTTTGAGCGGGCTGAGCGTCTGCTTCCTCATTGCGAAGCCCAACGTTATCTGACTTTTGTCATTGTGGGTGGTGGACCAACAGGTGTTGAATTCGCTGGCGCACTTGCCGAAATCGCGCGGAATACGATTCGACCAGACTTTCCGCTACTCCGTGACCACACCATTAAGATCATTTTGGTTCAGAAAGAGTCTCGATTACTCAAGGGGTTCCCTGCTCAGCTTTCAGAACATGCAAAAAAAGATCTAGAACATCTGGATGTGACAGTCAAACTCAATTGTGTAGTTACAGACATTTCTGAACACGGTGTGCAGTGTAATGATGAATTCATCCCAACAGCCAATGTCATTTGGGCTGCAGGGAATGAGGCGTCGCCCTTACTTAGAACGTTGAACATGGATTTGGATCCTGAGGGGAGAATCAGCGTTGGTCAGGATCTCTCCATACCCAAGTACCCTTCAATCTTTGTCATTGGCGATGCTGCATGCTGTTTGGATGAAAACGGAGATCCCTTACCAGGACTTGCAGCCGTGGCCATGCAACAAGGCCGGTACGTGGCTCATCTTATTCGGCACAATCCGTCTCCCCGATCAAGGGTGCCATTCCACTATAAGGACAGAGGGCAAATGGCCACTATTGGAAAAGCCAGGGCCGTGGCGAATATTAAAGGGTGGAACGTATCTGGTCTGCCAGCTTGGTTGCTTTGGAGTGTGGTTCATGTCTCATTTCTCATTGGGTTTGACAAAATTAGAGTCATCATGGAGTGGATCTGGTTCTATCTCACCTATAAGTCGAGCGAGCGTTTAATAGATATAGATTTCCAACCCAAGAAAAAAGACAAGACGTAG
- a CDS encoding AI-2E family transporter produces MSQPSHPSPADRHLWQIAFIRDLLWLSLILLLLWLGYYLRSIFVPVLIGAVFAYLFTPLITFANQQWKWPRPFTTLLLVIFLLLLIGGGMIILGPIIVDQAVTLTSKLPDYANWLADRYGLQHDTLMSQLQQLAVHVQENPFETFQSVFSGTSRAFDFMGSLIGTATYILISFALIPIYFFFFAWQFPTILASLQEYIPARYMRRTKNIAAQMDEAVGSFFRGRLLIALIMAIMFSVGWYLADVPYWFLLGVGTGVLSLIPYAATFGWPIAVLVKYLDMTTTQGLSSVDWMAVAFWPSLVYAVVQILEGWVLTPWIQSQSTDLHAVTILLVVLIGGAVAGVYGLILAIPLTACLKILTKEMVLPKMKGMADKSSPG; encoded by the coding sequence ATGTCTCAACCTTCCCATCCTTCACCGGCAGACCGGCACCTTTGGCAAATTGCGTTTATTCGGGATTTGTTGTGGTTAAGCTTGATCTTGCTTTTGCTTTGGCTTGGCTACTATCTTCGAAGCATATTTGTGCCAGTCCTGATTGGTGCGGTGTTCGCCTATTTGTTTACGCCCCTTATTACCTTTGCCAATCAACAATGGAAATGGCCTCGCCCGTTTACCACCCTTTTGCTCGTCATCTTTCTCCTTCTCCTCATTGGGGGTGGCATGATTATTCTCGGTCCCATCATTGTTGATCAGGCCGTCACCCTCACAAGTAAGCTGCCCGATTATGCCAATTGGCTGGCTGACCGCTACGGCCTTCAGCACGACACCTTAATGAGTCAGTTACAGCAACTCGCCGTCCATGTTCAGGAAAACCCATTCGAGACCTTTCAATCAGTATTTAGCGGGACAAGTCGAGCATTCGATTTTATGGGAAGTCTTATCGGGACCGCGACCTATATACTGATTTCGTTTGCCCTCATCCCTATCTATTTCTTTTTCTTTGCATGGCAATTTCCGACAATTCTTGCTTCCCTTCAGGAATATATTCCTGCTCGTTATATGAGAAGGACCAAGAACATTGCCGCTCAAATGGATGAAGCTGTCGGCAGTTTTTTTCGTGGCCGGTTGCTCATTGCACTCATTATGGCCATTATGTTTTCTGTGGGGTGGTACCTGGCCGACGTGCCCTATTGGTTTTTGCTCGGAGTCGGAACAGGGGTGTTGAGCCTCATTCCCTATGCTGCGACATTCGGTTGGCCCATTGCTGTGCTCGTGAAATACTTGGACATGACCACCACTCAAGGGCTTTCATCGGTCGATTGGATGGCTGTAGCCTTTTGGCCAAGTCTGGTGTATGCCGTAGTACAAATCCTTGAAGGGTGGGTCTTGACTCCCTGGATTCAAAGTCAGTCGACCGACTTACATGCAGTAACCATTCTTCTTGTCGTGCTCATTGGAGGTGCCGTTGCAGGAGTATACGGCCTTATTCTGGCTATTCCATTAACCGCATGTTTAAAAATTCTGACGAAAGAAATGGTTTTGCCAAAAATGAAAGGAATGGCAGACAAATCCTCACCTGGCTAG
- a CDS encoding nucleotidyltransferase domain-containing protein: protein MAMSRTHHSRSSSGILPPQETAQTVPELSSIASFRHFYLHILEALRRSGSRFLIGGSYALAAYTEIARTTKDIDLFVTPEEFGGIMAALSQAGYETERTFPHWLGKVRLGEFFVDVIFSSGNGLCDVDEDWFIHASHWKLDEHVVELVPPEEMIWTKAFVMERERYDGTDIIHLIHACWKQIDWQRLIRRFGTYWEVLFSHLQLFAFVYPEERHKVPQWVWQTLMKRLEQRLMTPPSSIEKRLCRGPLISWNQFMVPIQSWGYKDARLMPLGNLNQKHIEEFTETMHHETLLNSQWWVKS, encoded by the coding sequence ATGGCGATGTCACGTACACATCATTCGAGATCATCAAGCGGAATCTTGCCGCCACAAGAAACAGCCCAGACAGTGCCGGAACTGAGTTCCATTGCATCCTTTCGCCATTTTTATCTTCACATTCTTGAGGCATTACGCCGTTCGGGGTCGCGTTTTCTTATCGGTGGTTCCTATGCATTAGCTGCCTACACCGAAATAGCTCGCACAACTAAGGATATCGATTTATTTGTGACACCAGAGGAGTTCGGGGGCATCATGGCTGCGTTGTCACAAGCTGGATATGAAACAGAAAGAACGTTTCCCCACTGGTTGGGAAAGGTTCGTCTTGGAGAGTTTTTTGTCGATGTCATCTTTTCCTCAGGGAATGGTCTGTGTGATGTTGACGAGGATTGGTTCATTCATGCGTCACATTGGAAACTTGATGAACACGTGGTTGAACTTGTTCCTCCAGAAGAAATGATTTGGACCAAAGCCTTTGTAATGGAGCGGGAACGCTATGACGGAACTGATATCATTCACCTCATTCATGCCTGCTGGAAGCAGATTGACTGGCAACGTTTAATAAGACGATTTGGTACCTACTGGGAAGTCTTGTTCTCTCATTTGCAACTATTTGCATTTGTGTATCCAGAGGAAAGACACAAGGTTCCGCAATGGGTATGGCAAACACTTATGAAACGACTGGAACAAAGACTCATGACCCCACCGTCCAGCATCGAAAAACGACTCTGTCGTGGTCCTCTCATCTCATGGAACCAGTTCATGGTTCCGATTCAGTCATGGGGGTACAAGGACGCTCGCCTAATGCCACTTGGAAACCTTAACCAAAAACATATTGAGGAATTCACTGAAACCATGCACCATGAAACCCTGCTCAATTCTCAGTGGTGGGTCAAATCCTGA
- a CDS encoding metallophosphoesterase family protein: MSLDTTFRHSEQKGGRAICPNSNVVNIAAVGDVHCPYVDPSYLKAMLQEIDAKADVLLLCGDLTHEGHPSEAAILAELLAPLRCPTIGVLGNHDYEMGEANIITQVLRQSGVIILDGGVHTACGIDFVGTKGFAGGFDDLALQPWGEPLIKEFVAMAKLEAEKLESSLKQSTNHHRVAILHYSPIRGTVEGEPEAIIPFLGSSYLENVLLRYPVEVVFHGHAHHGQPKGMTKNKIPVFNVALPLLQKAKRFQTPVAFYALTVNSPS; this comes from the coding sequence TTGAGTCTCGATACAACATTCAGGCACTCAGAACAAAAAGGGGGGAGGGCTATCTGCCCCAACAGCAATGTTGTCAACATAGCTGCAGTCGGAGATGTGCATTGTCCGTATGTCGATCCATCGTATCTGAAAGCCATGCTGCAGGAAATTGACGCTAAAGCGGATGTATTGTTGTTGTGTGGGGATTTAACCCATGAAGGTCATCCATCAGAAGCCGCCATCCTGGCTGAATTACTCGCTCCATTGCGATGTCCGACGATTGGAGTTCTCGGCAACCATGATTATGAAATGGGAGAGGCAAACATCATCACTCAGGTTCTACGGCAATCAGGGGTAATTATTCTGGATGGGGGCGTGCATACAGCATGTGGAATTGATTTTGTTGGTACAAAGGGATTCGCTGGCGGATTTGATGACTTGGCCTTGCAGCCATGGGGAGAACCATTGATTAAGGAATTTGTGGCCATGGCTAAACTCGAAGCGGAGAAACTTGAATCATCTCTTAAACAATCGACCAATCATCACCGCGTGGCAATACTTCATTATTCCCCAATTCGTGGAACGGTTGAAGGTGAGCCAGAAGCCATCATTCCTTTTCTGGGATCTAGTTATCTGGAAAACGTGCTTCTCCGCTATCCTGTCGAGGTGGTGTTTCATGGACATGCTCATCATGGCCAGCCGAAGGGGATGACGAAGAATAAGATTCCGGTGTTCAATGTCGCCCTGCCTCTTTTGCAAAAGGCCAAGAGATTTCAGACGCCGGTAGCATTCTACGCTTTAACCGTCAATAGCCCGAGCTGA
- a CDS encoding CBS domain-containing protein: MNTAGVPPEGYKSVGDIVATHTLQFDSQVDGESIAMEILTNHIAVVPVVDTDGYLEGVVGELEILKALQEGKDLTQMKAKDLMKKEKPIHVTDSTPISDALKILQSEHMPIVPVVEDERVIKSITRHDLIRAMSGAGLGVETH, encoded by the coding sequence ATGAATACTGCTGGTGTGCCACCTGAAGGATATAAGTCAGTTGGAGATATCGTTGCTACTCATACGTTACAATTCGATTCTCAAGTCGATGGAGAATCGATTGCCATGGAGATATTGACAAACCATATCGCTGTTGTTCCGGTCGTTGATACCGACGGATACTTGGAAGGTGTTGTTGGAGAGTTGGAAATTTTGAAGGCTCTTCAAGAGGGTAAAGACCTCACGCAAATGAAAGCAAAGGATTTGATGAAAAAAGAGAAGCCCATTCACGTCACAGACTCGACTCCGATATCTGATGCCCTTAAGATTCTTCAATCGGAGCATATGCCGATTGTTCCTGTTGTAGAAGATGAACGTGTTATTAAATCCATTACTCGGCATGACCTTATTCGAGCGATGTCTGGAGCAGGATTAGGTGTAGAAACGCATTAG
- a CDS encoding BON domain-containing protein: MKCDRMRNQKYKGRMKTTMLIMTYSLLIVCFELGCASLQPKAGNTDLTKKEQVLEIKIMDDLRQSPHVAGHAITVSVKDGHVQLSGLVESRLQVEQAEIIARNQLGVETVKNDIRIR; this comes from the coding sequence ATGAAATGTGACCGCATGCGCAACCAAAAGTACAAAGGACGGATGAAAACGACGATGTTAATCATGACTTACAGCCTGCTCATCGTCTGCTTCGAATTGGGGTGTGCGAGTCTTCAGCCAAAAGCAGGCAACACGGACCTGACAAAAAAGGAACAAGTTCTTGAGATTAAAATAATGGATGATCTTCGGCAAAGCCCTCATGTTGCAGGACATGCCATCACGGTGAGCGTTAAAGATGGACATGTCCAATTATCCGGGCTGGTTGAGAGTCGACTTCAGGTTGAACAAGCCGAAATTATCGCTCGTAACCAACTTGGCGTAGAAACAGTCAAAAATGATATTCGAATACGCTAA
- a CDS encoding BCCT family transporter, with translation MSTHTSQTTSLFKRFGFHLHSIVFGCSAFLILLFVLLSLIRLDEMQKTFQTIETIIAEKAGWLLVLSVNVFLIYVVTVLLSRFGSIKLGGKDAKPDFSYWGWYSMLFSAGMGIGLLFWSVAEPISHYVSPPFGEPRTVETARLAQGLTLLHWGVHAWGIYALVGLALAFFAYNKGLPLSLRSVFYPLFGEKIYGSLGNIVDIIATISTLFGVATSLGLGAQQVNAGLAYLFSFPNNTLTQVILIAIITALATLSVVLGLDRGIQRLSQINLGFALMLLLFIFSIGPTIHLLNTLIQNVGLYTKHIVMYGTWTEAYSQTDWQHDWTIFYWGWWIAWSPFVGTFIARISRGRTIKEFLVSVLLVPTVVTMTWITVFGNSALFIEMSDSGRIAEAVQENVAVSLFVLLEQFPWSFFTSMLGIVVVTIFFVTSSDSASFVIDMITAGGHTNPPVKQRVFWAITEGVVASILLLGGGLMAFRIASISMGVPFAIVLLIACVSLWLGLKGEDAGSKTTA, from the coding sequence GTGAGTACACACACCTCTCAGACCACATCACTATTCAAACGGTTCGGCTTTCATCTTCATTCTATTGTTTTTGGATGTTCCGCGTTCCTCATTCTGTTGTTTGTTCTTCTCTCGCTCATTCGCCTTGATGAGATGCAAAAAACTTTTCAGACCATTGAAACCATAATCGCAGAAAAAGCTGGTTGGCTTCTTGTCCTTTCAGTCAATGTATTTCTTATTTATGTTGTCACTGTACTCTTGAGTCGATTTGGGAGCATCAAGCTTGGAGGAAAGGATGCAAAACCCGACTTTTCCTATTGGGGTTGGTACTCGATGTTGTTTAGTGCCGGAATGGGAATTGGACTATTATTTTGGAGCGTGGCCGAGCCAATCTCCCATTACGTTTCACCGCCATTCGGAGAGCCAAGGACTGTTGAGACCGCACGCCTTGCGCAAGGGTTAACTCTCCTGCATTGGGGAGTCCATGCCTGGGGAATCTATGCATTAGTAGGATTGGCTTTGGCGTTCTTCGCCTATAACAAGGGACTTCCTTTATCACTTCGATCGGTATTTTATCCATTATTTGGCGAGAAGATTTATGGGTCTCTTGGGAACATTGTTGACATTATCGCGACCATCTCCACCTTATTTGGAGTTGCGACTTCTTTGGGACTCGGCGCTCAACAGGTAAATGCAGGTCTGGCGTATCTTTTTTCGTTTCCCAACAATACCCTGACCCAAGTGATCCTGATTGCGATTATTACCGCATTAGCGACCCTGTCGGTTGTTCTTGGGTTGGACCGTGGCATACAACGTTTGAGTCAGATCAATTTGGGATTTGCTCTTATGCTCCTCCTGTTTATCTTTTCGATAGGACCGACGATCCATCTGCTGAATACCCTGATTCAAAACGTCGGTCTATACACAAAACATATCGTGATGTATGGCACGTGGACAGAAGCCTATAGCCAAACGGATTGGCAACATGACTGGACGATTTTTTATTGGGGATGGTGGATTGCATGGTCCCCTTTTGTCGGGACATTTATTGCCAGAATATCTCGGGGCCGGACCATCAAGGAATTTTTAGTGAGTGTCTTATTGGTTCCCACCGTGGTCACGATGACGTGGATCACCGTGTTTGGAAATTCTGCATTGTTTATTGAAATGTCCGACAGTGGCCGTATCGCTGAGGCCGTTCAGGAAAATGTTGCCGTCTCACTCTTTGTCCTGCTTGAGCAATTTCCTTGGTCATTCTTCACAAGTATGTTAGGCATTGTGGTGGTGACGATTTTTTTTGTTACTTCTTCGGATTCCGCTTCGTTTGTGATTGACATGATTACGGCTGGAGGCCATACCAATCCGCCAGTGAAACAACGGGTATTTTGGGCGATCACCGAAGGGGTTGTCGCTTCGATTTTACTGTTGGGAGGAGGGCTTATGGCCTTTCGCATCGCCTCAATCAGTATGGGGGTACCGTTTGCCATTGTGTTGTTAATTGCATGTGTGAGCCTATGGCTCGGGTTAAAGGGAGAAGATGCCGGTTCCAAGACCACAGCCTAA
- a CDS encoding CBS domain-containing protein, which translates to MVVSDIMTVGAMTIEADDSITQAAQKLEKHGVGLLPVLDNQQLIGAISDRDIVVRVVSQKYAPQSCQVRHFMSPQVAVCFEDQKVEEAAHLMKQEQIRRLFVLNKDQKLVGMLSLGDLAYRDQHGQVAKDALKGISEPPRPIQQRMTSSSHNHEHN; encoded by the coding sequence ATGGTGGTGAGCGATATTATGACAGTTGGAGCTATGACCATCGAAGCAGATGATTCGATCACCCAGGCAGCTCAAAAGTTGGAAAAACACGGTGTTGGGCTCTTGCCTGTTCTTGATAACCAACAATTGATTGGCGCGATTTCTGATCGGGACATTGTTGTCCGAGTGGTATCTCAAAAATATGCCCCTCAAAGTTGCCAAGTTCGGCACTTCATGTCTCCGCAAGTTGCCGTGTGCTTTGAAGATCAAAAAGTCGAAGAAGCTGCTCATTTGATGAAACAGGAACAAATCCGTCGGCTCTTTGTGCTGAACAAAGACCAGAAGCTTGTTGGAATGCTCTCACTTGGCGATTTAGCCTATCGAGACCAACATGGGCAGGTTGCAAAGGATGCGCTCAAAGGGATTTCTGAACCACCCAGGCCAATACAACAGAGGATGACGAGTAGCTCACACAACCACGAGCACAATTAA
- a CDS encoding BON domain-containing protein: protein MFNQRRTLNGIMVGTIMTVFLCVGVGLAKEVGELTDGRMEGAIERRLEMDSRIISNAIGVTVKDGHVRLFGSVDTLQEHGQATQVASSVIGVKSVHNTIEIRPNPKPDQHIRNEISTRLKESALIKDDHIDIRVSNRVVTLMGTAPSQSALRQAQHVAESTPGVRKVENLLGLQGSDRSDELIHKDVLDYLLWSPLADLPDFNVSVKQGVVTLEGTVAHLIHKDVLAMDIINIHGVKNVKVGKVIPESFEISLKDQ, encoded by the coding sequence ATGTTCAATCAACGACGAACACTGAATGGCATAATGGTAGGCACCATCATGACAGTTTTTCTCTGTGTTGGCGTAGGGTTAGCTAAAGAAGTTGGAGAACTCACCGACGGTCGAATGGAAGGAGCGATTGAAAGACGATTAGAAATGGATTCAAGAATAATAAGTAACGCGATTGGTGTGACAGTAAAAGATGGACATGTCAGGTTGTTCGGGAGTGTTGACACGCTTCAAGAGCATGGACAAGCTACGCAAGTCGCTAGCTCGGTCATAGGGGTCAAATCAGTTCATAACACCATAGAAATTCGACCGAATCCGAAACCAGATCAACACATTCGAAATGAAATCTCCACGCGGCTTAAGGAAAGCGCCTTAATAAAGGATGATCATATCGACATTAGGGTGTCAAATCGGGTTGTCACACTAATGGGCACAGCTCCAAGCCAAAGCGCCTTGCGTCAAGCACAACACGTCGCAGAATCCACGCCGGGAGTTCGAAAAGTAGAAAATTTGCTAGGCCTTCAGGGATCAGATCGGTCTGATGAGTTAATTCACAAAGACGTGCTGGATTATCTTCTGTGGTCACCGCTGGCAGATCTACCCGACTTTAACGTGTCAGTGAAACAAGGGGTGGTCACCTTAGAAGGAACGGTGGCGCATCTCATTCACAAAGACGTATTGGCTATGGATATTATAAATATTCACGGTGTCAAAAACGTCAAAGTTGGAAAAGTCATCCCTGAGTCTTTTGAGATCTCTTTAAAGGACCAATAA